GTTTGTTACCGTTGTTTAAGTTACGAACGACGGTTCCACAAATCGAACCAAATCATCGGGAATCCTATAAACCATCATCGGATAGTCCAAATGATAACTTGAAACGAAATCTAATTCTAATTTTTCATTTTTCATTTGCAAGTTTATTAATCGGTTTCGGTTCGGGGCTCGTCATCCCTTATTTAAATTTATATTTTGCTAATCGCTTTGATTCGTCAAATGCATTTATTGGGCTCATTTTATCACTAGGTTCCGCAATGACAGCCGTGGCCATGCTAATTGGTCCGTTGTTAGTGAAGCGAATCGGAAAAGTGCGTGCACTCATTGTGTTTCAATTTTTATCGATTCCTTTTTTAATGTTAACTGCGTATACGACTTCACTTACGCTTGCGTCCATTGGCTTCTTAATTCGCCAAGCGTTAATGAATGCCGGTAACCCGATTCAAAGTGCAGTCGCCATGGAAGTTGTGGCGGATAAATATAAAGGACTTGCCAACTCAGTAAACCAAACAGTTTTCCAACTAGGATGGGCTACCATGGGTCCCGTTGCGGCGGGACTTGTGATGACTTTTGGTTCGTATTGGGGATACGCTTATACGTTTTCGATTACCGCGTGTTTATATGTATGTTCATCAACGTATTATTACTTTGTTTTCGGCAAGCGGAAGTTGGCGGAAGAATAAAAGCAGACGAGGGGAATCGTCTGCTTTATTTGTTTTGCGGCTGTGTTTCTTTCCACGCATTTTGTTCGTTTGGTATTCGATTTCTGTCGGTTAACGTGTTTTCAGTTACTTGTTCTTGTTTTTCTAGTTCTTTTTTATTTAGAAACTTATCAGTTGGCGATTTTTTGTTTGTCATGGCAAACCCTCCTCTTAAATGAAGAGGATGCCCATATTTAGTTGATTCAATCGTTTATTATAGAGCTTACTTTCGTTTTCCTAAATAGAGAAAGAGTACGATGATAACCAGGATAATACCCGCAATCATTAAAAAATGAGAATCAAAAATAAAAAAGTAGGAATCCTTCGTTTCATATGTACTCATGAAAATCATCTCCTATTGAAGTTCATTTTTTAGTGAACCCCTCGCGCTCATTCATACACATGAAATGTCATTAATTCATGAATCATCTTTTGGACATTATCCTCTTCAGGTGGTGTCTCGCCTATCCAGTTAATTTGCCCGTCTGGTAAATATTCACCTGCGTATCTACTGTTTTTAAAGAAAAATGAAAATGTCCAA
This window of the Sporosarcina ureilytica genome carries:
- a CDS encoding MFS transporter, coding for MFSMHFALMTIANVIGSLLGGVIADVLQVVFVMPAEVAIRWSLLTGAVVFTIGLLPLFKLRTTVPQIEPNHRESYKPSSDSPNDNLKRNLILIFHFSFASLLIGFGSGLVIPYLNLYFANRFDSSNAFIGLILSLGSAMTAVAMLIGPLLVKRIGKVRALIVFQFLSIPFLMLTAYTTSLTLASIGFLIRQALMNAGNPIQSAVAMEVVADKYKGLANSVNQTVFQLGWATMGPVAAGLVMTFGSYWGYAYTFSITACLYVCSSTYYYFVFGKRKLAEE
- a CDS encoding LPXTG cell wall anchor domain-containing protein, whose amino-acid sequence is MSTYETKDSYFFIFDSHFLMIAGIILVIIVLFLYLGKRK
- a CDS encoding YheE family protein, giving the protein MLQHFQYKSMFENTQLPGWTFSFFFKNSRYAGEYLPDGQINWIGETPPEEDNVQKMIHELMTFHVYE